The following coding sequences are from one Leptolyngbya sp. NIES-3755 window:
- a CDS encoding aldehyde dehydrogenase (similar to AA sequence:cyanobase_aa:Cyan7425_1966), producing the protein MSEELLIGGDRVPAKLGEQSEIVDPATQEVWATVAMGDENDIDRAVICADQARSEWRKVNSRDRTQLLHRLATLIREDLEAIAQLESRNVGKPIREARDEVNLAADCFDYYAGAINKVGGQTIPVAASGTCLTLREPIGVCGMIAPWNFPIAITSWKVAPALAMGNTIVLKPASQTPLTALKLGELALKAGIPAGVFNVVPGAGSKAGNALVQHPLVRKISFTGSTEIGSQVMKFAADDIKRVTLELGGKSANIIFADADLEKAVPKAMWSVLGNAGQDCCARSRILVDRAIYDDFVEQLAAQFRALRVGHPLSEETEIGALISMQHRDRVAEYINIGKSEGAKLVCGGLSFDQGAFLEPAIFADVSSKMRIAQEEIFGPVVCVIPFCREEEAIAIANDSFYGLSGSIWTRDISRALRVAKAIETGVLSINTGHSVHLEAPFGGVKRSGVGRELGMNAIDHYSEIKSIFIAE; encoded by the coding sequence ATGTCCGAAGAACTATTAATCGGGGGCGATCGCGTTCCTGCAAAATTGGGCGAACAGTCTGAGATTGTTGATCCAGCAACTCAGGAAGTTTGGGCGACGGTTGCAATGGGCGATGAAAATGATATTGATCGAGCGGTGATTTGCGCCGATCAAGCCCGTTCCGAATGGCGAAAAGTCAACAGTCGCGATCGCACTCAACTCCTTCATCGATTAGCAACTCTGATTCGAGAAGACTTAGAAGCGATCGCACAATTGGAAAGTCGCAATGTGGGTAAGCCGATTCGAGAAGCAAGAGACGAAGTAAACTTAGCAGCGGATTGCTTTGATTACTATGCAGGAGCAATTAACAAAGTCGGAGGTCAAACGATTCCAGTTGCGGCTTCAGGAACTTGTTTAACGCTGAGGGAACCGATCGGAGTTTGCGGCATGATTGCGCCGTGGAATTTCCCGATCGCGATTACCTCTTGGAAGGTTGCTCCTGCGTTGGCGATGGGAAATACGATCGTGCTAAAACCTGCCAGTCAAACACCATTAACGGCACTGAAGCTCGGTGAACTTGCACTCAAAGCAGGCATTCCAGCAGGCGTGTTTAATGTTGTTCCAGGAGCAGGCAGCAAAGCCGGAAACGCTCTCGTTCAGCATCCTTTAGTGAGAAAGATTTCATTTACTGGATCAACCGAAATCGGAAGTCAGGTGATGAAATTTGCAGCCGATGACATTAAGCGAGTCACTTTAGAGCTAGGCGGGAAGTCTGCGAACATCATTTTTGCAGATGCAGACTTAGAGAAAGCAGTTCCAAAAGCGATGTGGAGTGTATTGGGAAATGCAGGTCAAGATTGTTGTGCAAGATCGAGAATCTTAGTCGATCGAGCAATCTACGATGATTTCGTTGAACAATTAGCCGCTCAGTTTCGCGCTCTCAGAGTTGGACATCCTTTATCTGAAGAGACCGAAATTGGAGCTTTGATTTCAATGCAACATCGCGATCGAGTTGCCGAATACATCAATATTGGAAAATCTGAAGGTGCAAAATTGGTGTGTGGTGGACTCTCTTTTGATCAAGGAGCATTCTTAGAGCCTGCGATTTTTGCCGATGTTAGCTCAAAGATGCGAATTGCTCAAGAAGAAATCTTTGGTCCGGTTGTCTGTGTGATTCCCTTCTGTCGAGAAGAAGAAGCCATTGCGATCGCAAATGATAGTTTCTACGGATTATCAGGTTCGATTTGGACTCGTGATATCAGTCGAGCTTTGCGAGTTGCAAAAGCGATCGAGACTGGAGTACTTTCAATCAACACAGGTCACAGTGTCCATTTAGAAGCGCCATTTGGAGGAGTGAAACGGAGTGGAGTTGGACGAGAATTGGGCATGAATGCGATCGATCATTACAGTGAAATCAAAAGTATTTTTATCGCAGAATAA
- a CDS encoding glutamine synthetase catalytic region (similar to AA sequence:cyanobase_aa:Cyan7425_1965), with protein sequence MSQLKQRGRLTVDALKQMVADEQLETVLTVFPDIYGRLIGKRITGEYFVHDVLDHEVHACDYLLACDMEMDPVPGYQFTSWATGYGDLRMVPDLSTLRIASWLEKTAIVICNLLNEEEDIPITVAPRNILLKQIEAAAAMGYTAMGASELELYLFSDSYEDARRKNYHDLQPIGHYIEDYHIFQGTKEEFVIGAIRKHLDRSGIPVEFSKGEWGPGQQEINLRYADFLEMCDRHVLYKHLAKEIAWQNNIALTFMAKWDERYAGSSMHLHVSLQDSEGKPLFPGDEPFGSVKSAPLFRWFLGGWMKHIREIFAFYAPYPSSYKRYVAGSFAPTGIAWSYDNRTAGFRVLGHGSSLRLECRAPGADANPYLAFAVTLAAGLDGIKHQIEPPPMFEGDVYEAQNLPQVPHSLNESIDALENSSWARETLTPEVVDHYLHFFRTEQRKFDEVVTSWERSRYFERA encoded by the coding sequence ATGTCACAGCTAAAACAACGAGGGCGATTAACAGTTGATGCGCTCAAACAAATGGTTGCCGATGAACAGCTCGAAACGGTGTTAACAGTCTTTCCCGATATCTATGGGCGATTGATTGGTAAACGAATTACTGGAGAGTACTTTGTTCATGATGTGTTGGATCATGAGGTTCATGCGTGTGACTATCTTCTAGCCTGCGACATGGAGATGGACCCAGTACCAGGCTATCAATTCACCAGTTGGGCAACGGGATATGGCGATCTACGAATGGTTCCAGATCTAAGCACTCTACGAATTGCATCTTGGTTGGAAAAAACTGCGATCGTCATTTGCAATCTGCTCAATGAAGAAGAAGACATTCCAATCACAGTCGCTCCCCGAAACATTCTACTTAAACAAATCGAAGCTGCTGCTGCAATGGGCTATACCGCAATGGGAGCCTCTGAACTAGAACTCTATCTATTCTCAGATTCCTACGAAGATGCTCGACGTAAGAACTATCACGACTTGCAACCCATTGGACATTACATTGAGGACTATCACATTTTTCAGGGCACAAAAGAAGAATTCGTGATTGGAGCGATTCGCAAACATCTCGATCGCTCTGGTATTCCAGTTGAATTCTCCAAAGGTGAATGGGGACCCGGACAGCAAGAAATTAATCTGCGCTATGCGGACTTTTTAGAAATGTGCGATCGACATGTTCTCTACAAGCATCTTGCTAAAGAGATCGCATGGCAGAACAATATCGCGCTCACCTTTATGGCAAAGTGGGATGAACGATACGCAGGTTCTAGTATGCACCTGCACGTTAGCTTACAAGATTCAGAAGGTAAGCCACTTTTCCCTGGTGATGAACCTTTCGGATCAGTAAAAAGCGCTCCATTGTTTCGCTGGTTCTTAGGCGGTTGGATGAAGCATATCCGCGAGATTTTCGCCTTTTATGCACCTTATCCCAGTTCCTACAAACGCTATGTTGCAGGTTCATTTGCTCCGACTGGAATTGCTTGGTCGTATGACAATCGCACCGCAGGCTTTCGCGTGTTAGGACATGGCTCTAGTTTGCGATTAGAATGTCGCGCCCCTGGAGCCGATGCAAATCCTTATCTTGCGTTTGCGGTCACACTTGCGGCAGGTTTGGATGGAATCAAACATCAAATCGAACCACCACCCATGTTCGAGGGCGATGTTTACGAAGCTCAGAACTTACCTCAAGTTCCTCATAGTTTAAATGAATCGATCGATGCTCTGGAAAACAGTTCTTGGGCACGAGAAACCCTGACACCAGAAGTAGTTGATCACTATCTCCATTTCTTCCGAACTGAGCAACGGAAATTTGATGAAGTTGTCACCAGTTGGGAGCGATCGCGTTATTTCGAGCGGGCTTAA
- a CDS encoding short-chain dehydrogenase/reductase SDR (similar to AA sequence:cyanobase_aa:Cyan7425_1963): MRLTEKVALITGAGSGIGRESALLFAKEGAKVIVCDVNETGGKETVDRILAAKGEAIFVKADVSKSGEVKSAIDTAESTYGKLNVLFNNAGIFHGADNSVLDTEEDVWELTMNINLKGVFLGCKYGIPALQRAGGGSIINTASFVAVMGAATPQIAYTASKGGVLAMTREIAVEFARQNIRANSLCPGPVQTPLLDELMSDPARKQRRMVHIPSGRLAQATEIAQAALFLASDESSYVNGSTFLVDGGISSAYVTPE, from the coding sequence ATGCGTTTAACAGAAAAAGTTGCCTTGATTACTGGAGCAGGAAGCGGAATTGGTCGAGAATCCGCGCTTCTGTTTGCCAAAGAAGGGGCGAAAGTGATTGTGTGTGATGTGAATGAAACAGGTGGAAAAGAAACTGTCGATCGTATTCTTGCTGCCAAGGGAGAAGCCATTTTTGTCAAGGCGGATGTCTCCAAGAGCGGAGAAGTGAAAAGTGCGATCGACACTGCTGAATCCACTTACGGCAAGCTCAATGTTCTTTTCAACAATGCCGGAATCTTTCATGGTGCAGATAATTCTGTTCTCGATACTGAAGAGGATGTTTGGGAACTAACGATGAACATTAACCTCAAAGGCGTGTTTCTCGGCTGTAAATATGGAATTCCTGCTCTTCAACGTGCTGGAGGTGGCTCGATTATTAACACTGCTTCGTTTGTAGCTGTAATGGGGGCTGCTACACCTCAAATTGCCTACACTGCCAGCAAAGGAGGGGTATTAGCAATGACACGAGAGATTGCAGTCGAATTCGCCCGACAAAACATTCGAGCCAATTCACTTTGTCCGGGTCCTGTTCAAACTCCATTGCTCGATGAACTTATGTCTGATCCGGCTCGAAAACAACGTCGAATGGTTCATATTCCCTCTGGGCGACTAGCTCAAGCGACGGAAATTGCTCAAGCAGCACTATTTCTAGCTAGTGATGAATCTTCTTATGTGAATGGTTCTACTTTCCTAGTAGATGGTGGAATTTCTTCGGCTTATGTCACTCCAGAGTGA
- a CDS encoding hypothetical protein (hypothetical protein Npun_F4812;~similar to AA sequence:cyanobase_aa:LBDG_45870) has product MSKRFTKRISRSTKVVCAGALMLWMSGCTVGEETVVTEASPSPAANSSTPAQSFAKPTVPAKDTTKKGSGNRIAGLLQSTNPDERARQVQRGITTGKDPFSSVPPLVSFKVPIVQPEGQSSSPAPQARPETPERPVQPRTTPKPEPKSPIKSLPPLPDPTLAKAVQVTGVIVVAGVPQAIVQAPNESTSRYVQVGQRISNGQVLVKRIEMNSGSDPIVILEQNGVEVARAVGSPAAPSTAPGAPPAPPAPTAMMPSLSFFG; this is encoded by the coding sequence ATGAGCAAGCGGTTCACAAAGCGAATTTCGCGGAGTACAAAAGTTGTCTGTGCAGGGGCGTTAATGCTTTGGATGAGTGGCTGTACAGTCGGTGAAGAAACGGTTGTGACCGAAGCCAGCCCTTCTCCAGCAGCGAACTCGTCAACCCCTGCTCAATCTTTCGCAAAACCGACGGTTCCTGCTAAAGATACAACGAAGAAGGGTTCAGGGAATCGAATTGCGGGTTTGCTGCAATCGACCAATCCAGACGAACGAGCAAGACAAGTTCAACGAGGAATCACCACTGGAAAAGATCCGTTTTCTAGTGTTCCCCCGCTCGTCTCGTTCAAGGTTCCGATCGTGCAGCCTGAAGGGCAATCATCCTCACCTGCTCCACAAGCAAGACCTGAGACTCCAGAGAGACCTGTTCAACCGAGAACCACTCCGAAACCAGAACCGAAGTCGCCGATTAAATCGTTGCCGCCGTTGCCCGATCCGACCTTAGCGAAAGCGGTTCAAGTCACAGGCGTAATTGTCGTGGCTGGTGTTCCTCAAGCGATCGTACAAGCTCCGAATGAATCCACTAGCCGCTATGTACAAGTTGGACAGCGGATTTCAAACGGACAAGTTTTGGTGAAGCGAATTGAAATGAATAGTGGGTCAGACCCGATCGTGATTTTGGAACAGAATGGTGTTGAAGTGGCTCGTGCAGTCGGTAGTCCAGCGGCTCCCTCTACTGCACCGGGCGCACCTCCCGCCCCTCCCGCACCCACGGCGATGATGCCAAGTCTCAGTTTCTTCGGCTAA
- a CDS encoding ethanolamine transproter (similar to AA sequence:cyanobase_aa:Cyan7425_1967), protein MNKSRNSGGVRYEDVDDQYLERRKLQRSAGWILLWALGVGAVISGEFSGWNLGLAAGGFWGLAIATVLMATMYVCMVFSIAEMSSALPHAGGSYSFTRNAFGPFGGFVNGITDACEFVLTPAVVVFFIGGYLNTLEPLKNIPVPVWWILFYAVFVFINIVGVELTLKFGLIITLIAASVLGIFYIGALGKFDPNLLTNIPPDPGQTAILPKGTGGIFAALPYAIWFFLGIEQLPLAAEEAHDSGRDVPKALTWGIGTLLILAFLVLILNSGVAPGALGIGTSAAPLADGFKTVFGEGIVSSTLIVLAVSGLIASFHTIIYGYGRVLFSLSRAGYIPRWLSLTSRYHTPAIALTFGGVIGLLCTFTIQFAGKEVGAALLNMAVFAAVISYFLNMISYIQLKLNRPDLERPYQSPLGIPGAIVGAVLSLVALLACFADPGYRPGVWGVVIFVGAMIVYFFLYSRRRLVARAPEEENALLANALQEIEHSET, encoded by the coding sequence ATGAATAAGTCTCGAAATTCGGGCGGGGTTCGCTATGAAGATGTGGACGATCAGTATTTAGAACGGCGCAAACTTCAACGCAGTGCAGGATGGATCTTGCTCTGGGCGTTAGGAGTCGGAGCAGTAATTTCCGGCGAGTTTTCAGGCTGGAATCTCGGACTAGCAGCGGGCGGATTTTGGGGATTAGCGATCGCAACCGTTCTCATGGCAACGATGTATGTTTGTATGGTGTTTAGTATCGCGGAAATGTCTTCTGCTCTGCCTCATGCGGGCGGCTCATACTCGTTTACACGCAATGCTTTTGGTCCCTTTGGTGGCTTTGTTAATGGAATCACAGATGCGTGTGAGTTTGTATTAACGCCAGCAGTGGTTGTATTTTTCATTGGTGGTTATCTCAACACATTGGAACCTTTGAAAAATATCCCGGTTCCGGTGTGGTGGATCTTGTTCTATGCGGTTTTCGTATTTATCAATATTGTTGGAGTTGAACTCACTCTAAAGTTTGGATTGATCATTACGCTCATTGCTGCAAGCGTGTTAGGAATCTTTTACATCGGAGCATTAGGCAAGTTCGATCCAAATCTGCTCACCAACATTCCACCCGATCCAGGACAGACAGCGATCTTACCAAAAGGAACAGGTGGAATTTTTGCAGCTTTACCGTATGCGATTTGGTTTTTCCTGGGAATTGAACAGTTACCACTCGCCGCAGAAGAAGCACATGATTCAGGGCGTGATGTTCCGAAAGCTTTGACTTGGGGCATTGGAACATTGTTAATTCTTGCGTTTTTAGTACTAATTCTAAATTCCGGGGTTGCTCCAGGCGCGTTGGGAATTGGTACATCAGCGGCTCCATTAGCAGATGGATTTAAGACCGTTTTCGGTGAAGGTATCGTTTCCAGCACACTGATTGTGCTTGCAGTAAGTGGATTGATTGCAAGCTTTCACACCATCATTTATGGTTACGGCAGAGTCTTGTTCTCGCTGTCTCGTGCAGGATACATACCGCGTTGGTTATCTTTGACCAGTCGATATCATACCCCTGCGATCGCATTAACGTTCGGAGGTGTAATTGGCTTACTCTGCACCTTCACGATTCAGTTTGCAGGAAAAGAAGTTGGAGCCGCATTGTTAAACATGGCGGTGTTTGCAGCAGTAATCTCTTACTTCTTGAACATGATTAGCTACATTCAACTAAAGCTCAATCGCCCGGATTTAGAGCGTCCTTACCAAAGCCCACTCGGAATTCCAGGCGCGATCGTGGGAGCCGTTCTTTCTCTCGTTGCATTACTCGCGTGTTTTGCTGATCCGGGTTATCGTCCTGGTGTTTGGGGCGTAGTGATCTTTGTCGGTGCAATGATTGTGTATTTCTTCTTGTATTCGCGTCGTCGATTAGTTGCCCGCGCTCCAGAAGAAGAGAACGCACTGTTAGCAAATGCACTACAAGAAATTGAGCATTCAGAAACTTAG
- a CDS encoding Ppx/GppA phosphatase (similar to AA sequence:cyanobase_aa:LBDG_45840), producing MVKSLSKPPEESSVMFPNVPADRDRILAAIDVGTNSIHMVIARIDPNIPAFTIVGREKATVRLGDFCKKTGELSAEAMDRAMVALRRCQEVAKSVNAEQTIAVATSAVREAPNGQAFLQRIEDELGLLVNLISGTEEARRIYLGVLSGMNFNNQPHVIVDIGGGSTELILGDGHEPRTLSSTKVGAVRLTAEQVTTDPISLVEFGGLQAYIRGMLERSIDELQSHLRPGEQPRLVGTSGTIETLVALNAREKLGTVPVPLNGCELWLKDLREWVNRLRRMTLAERLAIPGLSERRAEIILAGAMVLQEVMTQLKAESIVICERSLREGVIVDWMVSHGLIEDRLRYQGSVRERSVIKTAQKYQVNLEHSQRVAEFALSLFDQTQGKLHAWGDEERILLWAAAILHNSGHHVGHSSHHKHSYYLIRHAELLGFTEMEIETIANLARYHRKNAPKKRHETYRNLTSKRHRRVVEELYSLLRLAVALDRRQIGAIQSIDCQFNLEPKEMKLLIHPKHPNDPCELELWSLEVKKESFEAGYGVKLTPVLV from the coding sequence ATGGTAAAGTCCCTTTCAAAACCGCCTGAAGAAAGCTCAGTAATGTTTCCTAATGTTCCCGCCGATCGCGATCGTATTCTTGCCGCGATCGATGTGGGGACAAATTCGATTCACATGGTAATCGCCCGAATTGATCCAAATATTCCTGCATTTACGATCGTAGGACGCGAAAAGGCAACAGTGCGACTGGGTGATTTTTGTAAGAAAACGGGCGAATTGTCCGCTGAAGCGATGGATCGAGCGATGGTGGCTTTGAGGCGCTGTCAGGAAGTCGCGAAAAGTGTCAACGCGGAACAAACGATCGCAGTCGCAACCAGCGCGGTTCGTGAAGCTCCGAATGGACAGGCATTTTTACAGCGGATTGAGGATGAACTCGGATTGTTGGTGAATTTGATCTCTGGCACTGAGGAAGCACGACGAATTTATCTTGGTGTGCTGTCGGGGATGAATTTTAACAATCAGCCGCATGTGATTGTCGATATTGGGGGCGGCTCGACGGAGTTAATTTTAGGGGATGGACATGAGCCGCGAACTCTGAGCAGTACAAAGGTGGGAGCAGTTCGACTGACGGCTGAACAAGTGACGACTGATCCAATTAGTTTGGTCGAATTTGGTGGACTTCAGGCTTATATTCGCGGCATGTTGGAGAGATCGATCGATGAACTTCAATCGCATTTGAGACCGGGAGAACAGCCGCGATTGGTGGGAACATCGGGAACGATCGAAACCTTGGTCGCGCTGAATGCTCGCGAAAAATTGGGAACGGTTCCAGTCCCGCTCAATGGCTGTGAATTGTGGCTGAAAGATCTTAGAGAATGGGTGAATCGTCTGCGGAGGATGACTTTGGCAGAGCGATTAGCCATTCCGGGATTATCGGAGCGACGAGCAGAAATTATTCTTGCGGGTGCGATGGTTTTGCAGGAAGTGATGACGCAATTGAAAGCGGAATCGATCGTCATTTGTGAGCGATCGCTACGTGAAGGCGTGATCGTTGATTGGATGGTTTCGCATGGTCTGATTGAAGATCGATTGCGCTATCAAGGATCAGTTCGAGAACGCAGCGTGATCAAAACGGCTCAAAAGTATCAGGTGAACTTAGAGCATAGTCAACGAGTGGCAGAATTCGCGCTCAGTTTGTTTGATCAAACTCAAGGTAAATTACACGCTTGGGGAGATGAAGAGCGGATACTACTCTGGGCAGCGGCGATTTTGCATAACTCTGGGCATCATGTTGGGCATTCCTCGCATCACAAGCATTCTTACTATTTGATTCGACATGCGGAATTGCTTGGATTTACCGAGATGGAAATTGAAACGATCGCGAATCTGGCTCGGTATCATCGGAAGAATGCACCGAAAAAACGACATGAGACTTATCGAAATTTAACCAGCAAGCGGCATCGTCGGGTCGTGGAAGAACTTTATTCGTTGTTGCGATTGGCGGTTGCGCTCGATCGTCGTCAGATTGGAGCGATTCAATCGATCGACTGTCAGTTCAATCTAGAACCGAAAGAGATGAAATTGTTGATTCATCCCAAGCATCCGAATGATCCTTGTGAGTTAGAGCTTTGGAGTTTGGAAGTGAAAAAGGAAAGCTTTGAAGCGGGATATGGGGTAAAACTTACACCTGTTTTGGTTTGA
- a CDS encoding transcriptional regulator (similar to AA sequence:cyanobase_aa:alr2226) has protein sequence MTNLQPINAIDALVQGVKSSTNAYEVTVERLSAAIKMGLYRAGEQLPTERELAEIMGVSRTTLREAIRVLVVQGFLTVKRGRTGGTFVADVLTVPSVRELKQRLLQTGATLSDILDHRLIVEPGVAALAAQRVDRDQVDAMQALVKQMVQVADRFGEHRHLDTEFHLSIARATHSDRLISIVAGIHAELSDLLAIIPHSSAACLASATQHQQILDAIAEGESEMARLWMTEHIARTSSLLKGLLD, from the coding sequence ATGACGAATCTTCAACCGATTAATGCGATCGATGCTCTTGTTCAAGGTGTGAAATCTTCAACCAATGCTTATGAAGTGACGGTAGAACGGTTGAGTGCTGCGATCAAAATGGGGCTGTATCGTGCAGGGGAACAGTTACCAACAGAACGTGAACTCGCTGAAATCATGGGAGTGAGCCGTACAACCTTGAGAGAAGCGATTCGAGTGTTAGTGGTTCAAGGCTTTCTCACAGTGAAACGAGGACGGACTGGAGGAACATTCGTTGCGGATGTATTAACGGTTCCAAGTGTTCGAGAGCTAAAACAACGATTGTTACAAACGGGTGCAACTTTAAGCGATATTTTGGATCATCGATTGATTGTGGAACCTGGTGTCGCAGCATTAGCGGCTCAGAGAGTCGATCGAGATCAAGTCGATGCAATGCAAGCGCTAGTAAAACAAATGGTTCAAGTTGCCGATCGATTTGGAGAACATCGGCATTTAGATACGGAATTTCATCTGTCTATTGCTCGTGCGACTCATAGCGATCGATTGATCTCGATCGTGGCTGGAATTCATGCAGAACTGTCTGATTTACTCGCGATCATTCCGCATAGTTCCGCTGCCTGTTTAGCTTCTGCAACTCAACATCAACAGATTTTAGACGCGATCGCAGAAGGAGAATCAGAAATGGCACGTCTTTGGATGACAGAACACATTGCACGAACTAGCAGCCTACTTAAAGGATTACTTGACTGA
- a CDS encoding 4-hydroxybenzoate polyprenyl transferase (similar to AA sequence:cyanobase_aa:LBDG_45850) produces the protein MWTQPNPSSEPTWLIIARLLRWHKPEGRLILMIPALWAVFLASGGTPPWLLVVIIILGTLATSAAGCVANDLWDRNIDPHVERTRDRPLASRALSVKVGIVVGIVSLLCAAGLALFLNPLTFWLCVAAVPVILLYPAAKRVFPVPQLVLSIAWGFAVLISWSAVSCNTTSNASCLPQAMWLLWGATVLWTLGFDTVYAMSDREDDKRIGVKSSALFFGRYAPYAIAAFYVGTVLILAKLGIVMQLNVWYWGALGLSAIVWAWQSYKLAQPTIPTPFYAFSFKQNVWIGFLLLAGMIAGS, from the coding sequence ATGTGGACTCAGCCGAACCCCTCTTCAGAACCGACATGGCTCATCATTGCGCGATTATTGCGCTGGCATAAACCCGAAGGACGACTTATTCTAATGATTCCAGCGCTATGGGCTGTGTTCCTGGCATCAGGAGGAACGCCGCCTTGGTTACTGGTGGTCATCATTATTTTAGGCACGTTAGCGACGAGTGCGGCGGGTTGTGTAGCAAATGATTTATGGGATCGCAATATTGATCCGCATGTGGAACGAACCCGCGATCGTCCTTTGGCTTCGAGAGCACTGTCTGTCAAAGTCGGAATCGTGGTGGGTATCGTTTCGCTCCTTTGTGCGGCAGGATTAGCGCTATTTTTGAATCCGCTCACCTTTTGGCTGTGTGTCGCAGCCGTTCCGGTGATTTTGCTGTATCCCGCTGCGAAACGAGTTTTTCCTGTGCCGCAATTAGTTTTGTCGATCGCCTGGGGTTTCGCGGTTCTAATCAGTTGGAGTGCCGTCAGTTGTAACACAACCTCAAACGCTTCTTGCCTACCTCAAGCAATGTGGCTTCTCTGGGGGGCAACGGTACTTTGGACATTAGGATTTGACACCGTTTACGCCATGTCCGATCGCGAAGACGATAAACGAATTGGCGTGAAATCGAGTGCGTTATTTTTTGGACGATATGCCCCTTATGCAATTGCAGCTTTCTACGTTGGAACCGTTCTGATTCTCGCAAAACTCGGAATCGTCATGCAGTTAAACGTTTGGTACTGGGGCGCATTGGGATTAAGCGCGATCGTCTGGGCATGGCAATCTTACAAATTAGCTCAACCTACGATTCCAACGCCTTTCTACGCTTTCAGCTTCAAGCAAAATGTTTGGATTGGATTTCTTTTACTCGCTGGCATGATTGCCGGAAGCTAA
- a CDS encoding hypothetical protein (hypothetical protein Cyan7822_4986;~similar to AA sequence:cyanobase_aa:LBDG_45860), which yields MTASVSEFDTFLNSLLPTPQASQDTELLQQIGFVPGVREMLMVRQVHALEHATVWILSGLLDRRIAPPDWTDNSGLGGLSTEQGFYLYGQANTAEVKRAVNQALERITTGEWNLAVHPRCGTNLSVGMLLTASIAFGIHLILPRNPIEQLVGLGVAATTASQLAPELGRFVQQYVTTSIPFNLRVRDVSIVQDSWGRPAHFVQTEWID from the coding sequence ATGACTGCCAGTGTTTCTGAGTTTGATACGTTTTTAAATTCTTTGTTGCCAACTCCTCAGGCTTCTCAGGATACGGAGTTGCTTCAGCAGATTGGATTTGTTCCTGGAGTGCGGGAAATGCTGATGGTGCGGCAGGTTCATGCACTCGAACATGCAACCGTTTGGATTTTGAGTGGATTGCTCGATCGTAGAATTGCGCCACCTGACTGGACGGATAACAGCGGTTTAGGTGGACTCTCGACGGAACAAGGCTTCTATTTGTATGGGCAGGCGAATACGGCTGAAGTGAAACGGGCTGTGAATCAAGCGTTAGAGCGGATTACGACCGGAGAATGGAATTTGGCTGTGCATCCTCGCTGTGGGACGAATCTTTCAGTTGGAATGTTATTGACTGCCTCGATCGCATTCGGAATTCATTTGATTTTGCCGCGAAACCCGATCGAACAATTAGTCGGACTGGGGGTCGCAGCAACCACGGCTTCTCAACTTGCACCCGAATTAGGACGATTCGTACAGCAATATGTGACGACTTCGATTCCGTTCAATCTCAGAGTGCGAGATGTGTCGATCGTTCAAGATTCTTGGGGTCGTCCCGCACATTTTGTGCAAACCGAATGGATCGATTAG